A part of Pelecanus crispus isolate bPelCri1 chromosome 22, bPelCri1.pri, whole genome shotgun sequence genomic DNA contains:
- the CA14 gene encoding LOW QUALITY PROTEIN: carbonic anhydrase 14 (The sequence of the model RefSeq protein was modified relative to this genomic sequence to represent the inferred CDS: deleted 2 bases in 2 codons), whose product MLRALLLLGGLAPALPAGPHWAYEGPHGQQHWPEGHPACGGRAQSPIDIRTRWAQPDPSLPPVRPVGYHCPDTAAFTLANNGHTAVLALPPSLRLQGLPRSFAAAQLHFHWGRPGRTGGAEHLLDGRRAPAEMHVVHYDAERYANASEAQHHAGGLAVLGVLLEVGADAHPAYDNILSHLGSIRYAGQTTAIPSFSVQDLLPPRLDLFYRYNGSLTTPPCFQAVLWTLFQQPVRISLAQLEQLQGTLYATAAADPKPRRLVDNFRVPQELNQRRVLASFPRGPQGYSTGEVVAITFGAVSSCLCIFLAVHFAAKRMRAKKAQEQDVVFKASSHRAPSDDGPCP is encoded by the exons atGCTGCgcgccctgctgctgctggggggccTGGCCCCCGCCCTGCCTGCCG gtccccacTGGGCGTATGAGG gcccccacGGGCAGCAGCACTGGCCCGAGGGGCACCCAGCGTGC GGGGGCCGAGCCCAGTCGCCCATCGACATCCGGACACGGTGGGCGCAGCCGGACCCCTCGCTGCCGCCCGTCCGCCCCGTGGGCTACCACTGCCCCGACACCGCAGCCTTCACCCTCGCCAACAACGGCCACACCG CGGTGCTGGCGCTGCCGCCGTCCCTGCGGTTGCAGGGGCTGCCCCGCAGCTTCGCCGCCGCTCAGCTCCACTTCCACTggggccggcccggccgcaCCGGCGGTGCCGAGCATCTCCTCGacggccgccgcgcccccgccgaG atGCACGTGGTGCACTACGACGCGGAGCGCTACGCCAACGCCAGCGAGGCCCAGCACCACGCCGGCGGGCTGGCCGTGCTCGGCGTCCTCCTGGAG GTGGGTGCTGACGCCCACCCCGCCTACGACAACATCCTGAGCCACCTCGGGAGCATCCGCTACGCAG GGCAGACGACGGCCATCCCCTCCTTCAGCGTGCAGGACCTGCTG CCCCCGCGCCTGGACCTCTTCTACCGCTACAACGGGTCCCTCACCACCCCGCCCTGCTTCCAGGCCGTCCTCTGGACCCTCTTCCAGCAGCCCGTCCGCATCAGCCTGGCCCAG ctggagcagctccagggAACCCTTTACGCCACAGCAGCAGCCGACCCCAAGCCCCGGCGCCTGGTGGATAATTTTCGGGTCCCACAGGAGCTCAACCAGCGGCGGGTGCTGGCATCCTTCCCCAGGG GGCCCCAGGGGTACTCGACAG GTGAAGTCGTCGCCATCACCTTTGGTGCCGTTTCCAGCTGCCTCTGCATCTTCCTCGCCGTCCACTTCGCAGCCAAGAGGATGCG AGCGAagaaggcacaggagcaggacGTCGTGTTCAAAGCCTCCTCCCACCGTGCTCCCTCCGACGATGGCCCCTGCCCTTGA
- the LOC142595766 gene encoding uncharacterized protein LOC142595766, translating into MSYGLLGTLLLLLPGGVSAEGRRLQQSLGQLWVLPGGTAKLSCRISDHSDNANWYKEKPDGSLYWIYRSSDYSSPSVKYSGRREKRQNFSLTISPTQREDSGVYYCSSSKYYPSFGTGTRLIVTNATEPQLSILVPVDAEEPGHSLASIPLLCHLHDLPPGWDTVRWQPTAEETPVLAAALDEHGVLSAWSITWVSAEQWDGAATCTALQSGTNRTLSVAIGKGHGEEGCPSWPLALGLSCVSLLFLLQLTILLCRRRLVAGNAEIGEEEDITEFLYEYASHFALVQEQPQEGERCPGFTPKTTSEAYKTAHAYTKPPSTGPARR; encoded by the exons ATGTCCTACGGGCTCCTGGGgaccctcctgctcctcctgccag GAGGTGTCTCGGCAGAGGGGAGACGGCTCCAGCAAagcctggggcagctctgggtgCTGCCCGGGGGGACGGCAAAGCTGAGCTGTCGCATCTCGGATCACAGCGACAATGCGAACTGGTACAAGGAGAAGCCGGACGGCAGTTTGTACTGGATTTACCGGAGCTCAGATTATTCTTCTCCATCGGTAAAATACtcggggaggagggaaaaacgGCAGAATTTTTCCCTCACCATCAGCCCCACGCAGAGGGAGGACTCTGGCGTTTATTACTGCAGCTCCTCCAAGTACTACCCCTCGTTTGGGACCGGGACCAGGCTCATCGTCACCA ATGCCACCGAGCCCCAGCTCTCCATCCTGGTGCCTGTGGATGCAGAGGAGCCCGGGCACTCCCTGGccagcatccccctgctctgccacctccACGACCTCCCTCCGGGCTGGGACAccgtgcgctggcagcccaccGCGGAGGAGACGCCGGTGCTGGCGGCGGCCCTGGATGAGCACGGCGTCCTCAGCGCCTGGAGCATCACCTGGGTGTCGGCCGAGCAGTGGGACGGGGCTGCAACATGCACGGCCCTGCAGAGCGGCACGAACAGGACCCTCAGCGTCGCCATCGGCAAAGGACACGGGGAGG AAGGATGCCCTTCCTGGCCGCTGGCACTGGGGCTGTCCTGCGtctccctccttttcctgctccagctgaccATCCTGCTCTGCAGACGCCGTCTGGTCGCAG GGAATGCTGAgataggagaagaggaggaCATAACAGAGTTTTTATATGAGTATGCATCTCATTTCG CACTTGTACAGGAGCAGCCACAGGAGGGTGAACGGTGCCCTGGTTtcacccccaaaaccaccagcGAGGCATACAAAACCGCGCACGCCTACACGAAGCCGCCCTCCACGGGGCCAGCGAGGAGGTAA
- the APH1A gene encoding gamma-secretase subunit APH-1A: MGAAIFFGCAGIAFGPALALVVLTVAAEPLRVIVLVAGAFFWLVSLLLASLIWFISVHLSDREDAKLQHGLLIFGAAVSVLLQEAFRFAYFKLLKKADEGLATISEDGRSPISLRQMAYVSGLSFGIISGVFSVINVLSDSMGPGIVGIHGDSPYYFITSAFLTMALVLLHTFWGVVFFDACEKRRYWCLGLVVASHLLASGLTFLNPWYEASLVPIFIMTLCTGLWAFFTAGGSFRNIIKCLSCKQEDDSRVLMYSALQVPLED, from the exons atggGGGCCGCCATCTTCTTCGGCTGCGCCGGCATCGCCTTCGGGCCGGCGCTCGCCCTCGTTGTGCTGACGGTGGCGGCGGAGCCGCTGCGGGTGATCGTGCTGGTGGCGGG GGCGTTTTTCTGGCTTGTATCGCTGCTCCTGGCATCCCTGATCTGGTTCATTTCGGTTCATCTCAGCGACCGGGAGGACGCCAAGCTGCAGCACGGCCTCCTGATCTTCGGGGCTGCCGTCTCCGTCTTGTTGCAGGAGGCTTTCAGATTCGCCTACTTCAAGCTGCTGAA GAAAGCAGATGAAGGCCTGGCGACAATCAGCGAGGATGGCCGGTCCCCCATCTCCCTCAGGCAGATGGCTTATG TCTCAGGCCTGTCTTTTGGCATCATCAGCGGCGTGTTTTCCGTCATTAACGTCCTGTCAGACTCCATGGGGCCGGGCATCGTCGGGATCCACGGGGACTCGCCGTACTACTTCATCACGTCCG CATTCCTCACCATGGCTCTTGTCTTGCTCCACACCTTCTGGGGAGTGGTCTTCTTCGATGCCTGCGAAAAACGCCGCTATtggtgcctggggctggtggtTGCCAGTCACCTCCTCGCCTCAGGGCTG ACGTTCCTGAACCCCTGGTACGAGGCCAGCCTGGTTCCCATCTTCATCATGACCCTATGCACAGGCCTCTGGGCCTTCTTCACCGCTGGGGGCTCCTTCCGCaacatcatcaagtgcctctCCT GTAAGCAGGAGGACGACAGCAGAGTGCTGATGTACTCGGCGCTGCAGGTGCCTTTGGAGGACTGA